A single genomic interval of Daucus carota subsp. sativus chromosome 1, DH1 v3.0, whole genome shotgun sequence harbors:
- the LOC108221772 gene encoding fe(2+) transport protein 1, protein MAIHIKNHAHFLIFLIIISTVSSISGASNTTAECTRPIGGCHDKPYAQKLKIIAIFAILITSMIGICLPIFTRAVPALSPDRNLFAVVKAFASGVILATGYMHVLPDSFDALRSECLPDRPWHKYPFTTLVAMFSAVLTLMVDSFAMSLFKRHYALESGEQKEVSNESVELQSHCHGHGVAAEGSDATLLRCRVVAQILELGIIVHSVIIGLSLGASNNPCTIRPLVAALCFHQMFEGMGLGGCILQANYRAKTNAIMVFFFSATTPFGIILGLVLSNVYSDNSPAALIVEGLLDAASAGLLNYMALVDLLAPDFMGAKLQAHLKLQALCYVAVVLGAGGMSVMAIWA, encoded by the exons ATGGCTATTCATATCAAAAACCATGCACATTTTCTCATATTTCTCATCATAATCTCCACCGTTTCATCAATCTCCGGTGCCTCGAACACCACCGCCGAATGCACTAGACCGATAGGAGGATGCCACGACAAGCCATACGCGCAAAAACTCAAAATCATCGCGATCTTTGCCATACTCATCACTAGTATGATCGGCATTTGTCTTCCAATATTTACACGCGCGGTCCCGGCTCTTAGCCCGGACCGAAACCTCTTTGCTGTAGTGAAGGCATTTGCCTCAGGGGTGATTCTTGCCACCGGCTACATGCACGTGTTGCCTGACTCTTTCGACGCTCTTAGATCGGAGTGTTTGCCTGACAGACCTTGGCATAAGTATCCTTTTACCACATTGGTTGCCATGTTTTCTGCGGTGTTGACTTTAATGGTTGATTCGTTCGCGATGAGTTTGTTTAAGAGACATTATGCTTTGGAATCGGGTGAACAGAAGGAAGTTAGCAATGAGAGTGTGGAGTTGCAGAGTCATTGTCATGGTCACGGTGTTGCAGCTGAGGGGTCTGATGCCACTTTGCTAAGATGCCGTGTTGTCGCTCAG ATATTGGAACTAGGGATCATTGTGCACTCAGTGATTATCGGATTGTCATTAGGGGCATCAAATAATCCATGCACGATTAGGCCACTTGTGGCTGCTTTATGCTTTCACCAAATGTTCGAAGGAATGGGACTAGGAGGATGCATACTTCAG GCTAATTATCGTGCCAAGACGAATGCAATCATGGTGTTCTTCTTCTCGGCCACAACTCCGTTTGGAATCATACTTGGACTTGTTTTGTCGAACGTGTACAGTGACAATAGTCCGGCAGCACTGATCGTGGAGGGGCTATTAGACGCGGCTTCAGCAGGATTACTGAATTATATGGCATTGGTCGATCTCTTAGCACCTGATTTCATGGGTGCAAAATTACAAGCACATCTGAAACTTCAAGCATTGTGTTATGTTGCAGTTGTATTAGGTGCTGGAGGGATGTCTGTTATGGCAATTTGGGCTTAG